One genomic segment of Amycolatopsis granulosa includes these proteins:
- a CDS encoding pyridoxal-phosphate dependent enzyme: MLDLEAIRSAAKRIDGVAHRTPVLTSTTLDHRSGTTAFLKAENFQRIGAFKFRGAYNAISQLTPEQLSKGVAAYSSGNHAQAVALAARLTGTTAVILMPEDAPASKLQATREYGAEVVTYDRYTGDREAIGAELARERGLTLIPPYEHPHIMAGQGTVALELLEETGSLDTLVVPIGGGGLMAGCATAAKALQPGIRVIGVEPEQADDTRRSLAAGERVRIPVARTIADGLAADVPGELTFSVNQRLVDDVLVVGEDEIREAMRFAFERLKIVLEPSGATSLAAVLQGTLSGRAGVVLSGGNIGVERFRELLA; the protein is encoded by the coding sequence ATGCTCGATCTCGAAGCCATCAGGAGCGCCGCCAAGCGGATCGACGGCGTGGCTCATCGGACGCCGGTCCTGACCTCCACCACCCTCGACCACCGCAGCGGCACGACAGCGTTCCTCAAGGCCGAGAACTTCCAGCGCATCGGCGCGTTCAAGTTCCGCGGCGCCTACAACGCGATCTCCCAGCTGACGCCGGAACAGCTCAGCAAGGGCGTCGCGGCGTACTCGTCCGGCAACCACGCCCAGGCGGTCGCACTGGCGGCCCGGCTGACGGGCACGACCGCGGTCATCCTGATGCCCGAGGACGCCCCGGCGTCGAAACTCCAGGCCACCCGCGAGTACGGCGCCGAGGTGGTCACCTACGACCGCTACACCGGCGACCGCGAGGCGATCGGCGCGGAGCTCGCGCGGGAACGCGGCCTGACCCTCATCCCGCCCTACGAGCACCCGCACATCATGGCCGGGCAGGGCACCGTCGCGCTCGAACTGCTCGAGGAGACCGGTTCGCTGGACACCCTGGTCGTGCCGATCGGCGGCGGCGGGCTGATGGCCGGGTGCGCGACCGCGGCCAAGGCCCTGCAGCCGGGTATCCGGGTGATCGGCGTGGAGCCCGAACAGGCCGACGACACCCGGCGGTCCCTGGCGGCCGGTGAACGCGTGCGCATCCCGGTGGCCCGCACCATCGCCGACGGGCTGGCCGCCGACGTCCCCGGCGAACTGACGTTCTCCGTCAACCAGCGACTGGTCGACGACGTCCTCGTGGTCGGGGAGGACGAGATCCGCGAGGCGATGCGGTTCGCGTTCGAGCGGCTGAAGATCGTCCTCGAACCGAGCGGGGCGACCTCGCTCGCCGCGGTGCTCCAGGGCACCCTGTCCGGCCGCGCCGGGGTGGTGCTCTCCGGCGGCAACATCGGGGTCGAGCGGTTCCGCGAGCTGCTGGCCTGA
- a CDS encoding phage holin family protein, with translation MTYSQPPGQGPDVGDVSVGRLMSNISQDLSTLVRQELELAKAEVKAEAKQAGKGAGMLGGAGFGGYMVLLFLSIALWWGLSNVMDQSWAALIVAGVWAVIAGVLYALGRNRMRRVEPVPERTVDSLKQMPDQLRRTT, from the coding sequence ATGACCTACTCACAACCACCCGGGCAGGGCCCGGACGTCGGCGACGTGTCGGTCGGCCGCCTGATGAGCAACATTTCGCAGGACCTGTCGACGCTGGTGCGCCAGGAGCTGGAGCTGGCGAAGGCCGAGGTGAAGGCCGAAGCCAAGCAGGCGGGGAAGGGCGCGGGCATGCTCGGCGGCGCGGGTTTCGGCGGCTACATGGTGCTGCTGTTCCTGTCGATCGCGTTGTGGTGGGGCTTGTCGAACGTGATGGACCAGAGCTGGGCGGCGCTCATCGTCGCCGGGGTGTGGGCCGTGATCGCCGGTGTGCTGTACGCGCTGGGCCGCAACCGGATGCGCCGGGTGGAGCCGGTGCCGGAGCGGACCGTGGACAGCCTGAAGCAGATGCCGGACCAGTTGAGGAGGACGACGTGA
- a CDS encoding sigma-70 family RNA polymerase sigma factor gives MIEDLLRDLAPQVLAILMRRYGGLDTCEDAVQEALLAAATQWAGSGVPDNPRGWLLTVATRRLTDWMRSDSARRRREDEDLMATPAARLVAPGADERGPGDEDDTLTLLFLCCHPALSVPSQIALTLRAVGGLTTAEIAKAFFVPEATMAQRISRAKQKVKGARFALPPAEERDERLAAVLHVLYLMFNEGYTATAGPELQREDLAAEAIRLTRLVRRLLPSDWEVAGLLALMLLTHARRTARTAAGELVPLSEQDRRLWDRALIEEGTALVSEALARTRRLGAYQLQAAIAAVHDEAASDEETDWPQVLALYTVLERVAPNPMVTLNKAVAVAMTSGPHAGLELVDALASDDRLARHHRLHAVRAHLLERAGQPAAAREEYLLAARYTTSLPEQRYLHRRARRTV, from the coding sequence GTGATCGAGGACCTGCTGCGCGACCTGGCGCCGCAGGTCCTCGCCATCCTCATGCGCCGCTACGGCGGGCTCGACACGTGTGAGGACGCGGTGCAGGAGGCGCTGCTCGCGGCCGCGACGCAGTGGGCCGGGAGCGGGGTGCCGGACAACCCGCGCGGCTGGCTGCTGACGGTCGCGACGCGGCGCCTCACCGACTGGATGCGCAGCGACAGTGCCCGGCGCCGCCGGGAGGACGAGGACCTGATGGCCACCCCGGCGGCGCGGCTCGTCGCACCGGGCGCGGACGAGCGCGGCCCCGGCGACGAGGACGACACGCTGACGCTGCTGTTCCTGTGCTGTCACCCGGCGCTGTCGGTGCCGTCGCAGATCGCGCTGACGTTGCGGGCGGTCGGTGGCCTGACCACGGCGGAGATCGCGAAGGCGTTCTTCGTGCCGGAGGCGACGATGGCGCAGCGGATCAGCCGGGCCAAGCAGAAGGTGAAGGGCGCCCGGTTCGCGCTCCCACCCGCGGAGGAGCGGGATGAGCGGCTGGCCGCGGTGCTGCACGTGCTGTACCTGATGTTCAACGAGGGGTACACCGCCACGGCCGGACCGGAGTTGCAGCGCGAGGACCTGGCGGCGGAGGCGATCCGGCTGACGCGCCTGGTGCGGCGGCTGCTGCCGTCGGACTGGGAGGTCGCGGGCCTGCTGGCGCTGATGCTGCTGACCCATGCCCGGCGTACGGCCCGCACCGCCGCCGGCGAGCTCGTGCCGCTGTCCGAACAGGACCGCCGGTTGTGGGACCGGGCGCTGATCGAGGAGGGCACCGCGCTGGTGAGCGAGGCGCTGGCGCGGACCCGCCGCCTCGGCGCCTACCAGCTGCAGGCCGCGATCGCCGCGGTGCACGACGAGGCGGCGAGCGACGAGGAGACGGACTGGCCGCAGGTGCTGGCGCTGTACACGGTGCTGGAGCGGGTTGCCCCGAACCCGATGGTGACGCTGAACAAGGCGGTGGCGGTGGCGATGACGTCCGGACCGCACGCCGGGCTCGAGCTGGTGGACGCGCTGGCGTCGGACGACCGGCTGGCCAGGCACCACCGGTTGCACGCGGTGCGCGCTCATCTGCTGGAACGCGCGGGGCAGCCCGCGGCGGCGCGGGAGGAGTACCTGCTGGCCGCCAGGTACACGACGAGCCTCCCGGAGCAGCGGTACCTCCACCGGCGGGCGAGACGAACTGTCTAA
- a CDS encoding AMP-binding protein produces MDEMDWWSSTVPEPEQCVLGPLLRRHARERGDAVHAVFQDGSRWTYAETWRAANAVARKLAALGVQPGDRVLSWLPNGPDALRVWYGVNLLGAIYMPLNPAYRGGLLQHAIRLSGARVMVAHPDLVPRLATLEGGQLDHVVPLTKKDWTDDGPDVVPVEMVQPWDPYAIILTSGTTGPSKGVVCSYAHVATTAAAAFDERFGSEDRYMINLPLFHAGGTIGCYAALLKGASIAIVDRFDTARFWDVVRTTGTTHVTLLGVMATFLAKQPPAPGDRDHPLRHVYMVPLNDDVAGFAARFGVRVTALFNMTETSIPIISEDDPTTPATCGRVRRGVQARLVDEFDREVPDGAVGELVLRTDRPWAMNSGYWGMPEATARAWRNGWFHTGDAFRRSPDGEYFFVDRVKDAIRRRGENISSFDVEAEILAHPAVREAAVVAVPSPHGEDDVLAVVAPVDGATIDPAELLAFLSDRMAHFMVPRYIRVLDELPKTPTSKIEKHRLRSAGVTTDTWDREAVGLRVKQERIAQH; encoded by the coding sequence ATGGACGAGATGGACTGGTGGAGTTCGACCGTGCCCGAGCCGGAGCAGTGCGTGCTGGGACCGCTGTTGCGGCGGCACGCGCGGGAGCGCGGGGACGCCGTCCACGCGGTGTTCCAGGACGGCAGCCGCTGGACCTACGCCGAGACCTGGCGCGCCGCGAACGCGGTGGCCCGGAAGCTGGCGGCGCTGGGCGTCCAGCCCGGTGACCGCGTCCTGTCCTGGCTGCCGAACGGACCCGACGCGCTGCGGGTCTGGTACGGGGTGAACCTGCTCGGCGCCATCTACATGCCGCTGAACCCGGCCTACCGGGGTGGTCTGCTCCAGCACGCGATCCGGTTGTCCGGTGCGCGCGTGATGGTCGCCCACCCGGACCTGGTGCCGCGTCTGGCCACGTTGGAGGGTGGCCAGCTGGACCACGTGGTGCCGCTGACCAAGAAGGACTGGACGGACGACGGCCCGGACGTGGTGCCCGTCGAGATGGTCCAGCCGTGGGACCCCTACGCGATCATCCTGACCTCTGGCACCACCGGACCGTCGAAGGGCGTGGTGTGCTCCTACGCGCACGTCGCGACGACGGCGGCCGCGGCGTTCGACGAGCGGTTCGGCAGCGAGGACCGGTACATGATCAACCTGCCGCTGTTCCACGCCGGCGGCACGATCGGCTGCTACGCCGCCCTGCTGAAGGGCGCGTCGATCGCGATCGTCGACCGGTTCGACACCGCCCGGTTCTGGGACGTGGTGCGCACCACCGGGACCACTCACGTGACGCTGCTCGGCGTGATGGCGACCTTCCTCGCCAAGCAGCCGCCCGCGCCCGGTGACCGCGACCACCCGCTGCGGCACGTGTACATGGTGCCGCTCAACGACGACGTGGCGGGTTTCGCCGCGCGCTTCGGGGTGCGGGTGACCGCCCTGTTCAACATGACGGAGACGTCGATCCCGATCATTTCCGAGGACGATCCGACCACTCCGGCGACGTGCGGCCGGGTCCGACGCGGTGTGCAGGCGCGGCTGGTCGACGAGTTCGACCGGGAGGTCCCCGACGGGGCGGTGGGGGAGCTGGTGCTGCGCACCGACCGGCCGTGGGCGATGAACTCCGGCTACTGGGGCATGCCGGAGGCGACGGCACGAGCGTGGCGGAACGGCTGGTTCCACACCGGTGACGCCTTCCGCCGCAGCCCCGACGGCGAGTACTTCTTCGTCGACCGGGTCAAGGACGCGATCCGGCGGCGCGGCGAGAACATCTCCTCGTTCGACGTGGAGGCGGAGATCCTGGCCCACCCGGCGGTGCGCGAAGCGGCGGTCGTCGCGGTGCCCAGCCCGCACGGCGAGGACGACGTGCTGGCCGTCGTCGCACCGGTCGACGGGGCCACGATCGATCCGGCCGAGCTACTGGCGTTCCTGTCCGACCGGATGGCGCACTTCATGGTGCCGCGCTACATCCGGGTGCTCGACGAGCTGCCCAAGACGCCCACGAGCAAGATCGAGAAGCATCGGTTGCGGTCGGCCGGCGTCACCACCGACACGTGGGATCGGGAGGCCGTCGGTCTCCGCGTCAAGCAGGAGCGAATCGCTCAACACTGA
- a CDS encoding TetR/AcrR family transcriptional regulator: MGTSTARTTAADRVRAAAVDLFFEQGYGRTSVRHITAALRLTSGALYNHYRSKEELLYSIVSRTHADAERVTADAILRAGDDPARQLAEVARALTTFSATYRKETSISHAEWRNLPEPQAAEMRGSRLRLGHLVERLLERGIRTGVFQGTADNALLAKMLLSTWTEVGRWYHPGGHLSVSNLADEYALLALRTAGAAAPISVERFAPA; the protein is encoded by the coding sequence ATGGGGACCTCCACAGCGCGCACCACCGCGGCCGACCGCGTCCGTGCGGCGGCGGTCGACCTGTTCTTCGAGCAGGGCTACGGCCGCACCAGCGTCCGGCACATCACGGCGGCGCTGCGACTCACCTCGGGCGCGCTCTACAACCACTACCGTTCGAAGGAAGAGCTGCTCTACTCCATCGTTTCGCGCACCCACGCCGATGCGGAGCGCGTCACCGCCGACGCGATCCTGCGCGCCGGTGACGACCCGGCCCGTCAGCTCGCGGAAGTGGCCCGGGCGCTGACCACTTTCTCGGCCACCTACCGCAAGGAAACCTCGATCAGCCACGCGGAGTGGCGCAACCTGCCCGAGCCGCAGGCAGCCGAGATGCGGGGCAGCCGCCTGCGGCTCGGTCACCTCGTCGAGCGGCTGCTGGAACGCGGGATCCGCACCGGCGTGTTCCAGGGCACGGCCGACAACGCCCTGCTCGCGAAGATGCTGCTGAGCACGTGGACCGAGGTGGGCCGCTGGTACCACCCCGGCGGCCACCTCAGCGTGTCGAACCTCGCGGACGAATACGCCCTGCTCGCGCTGCGCACGGCCGGTGCGGCCGCGCCCATCAGTGTTGAGCGATTCGCTCCTGCTTGA
- a CDS encoding ABC transporter permease subunit, which yields MSDATLTARRPRAVGGPRTRAAGIVLVTAAVATLPLVAGDPYVVYLATLVGIYALVAMGLNLLFGYAGQVSLGHGALVAVGAYVAAVLTTTYGWSFWAALPAAMVAAGLVGSVMALPALRLTAWYLALITLAFGMVVNGLLVEMREITGGFSGILGVPRPEVGGLPLDDPGFFWLVLAFVVVTYVVLRNLVRSRIGRALISVRDAEEAARSSGADIVRLKVFAFFLSAVLAGAAGALLAGFKGMVTPDDFTIDFSVFFLLVVIVGGAGRLGGPVVGVLAFFVLPELLGALAEWRLLVYGAVLLVVAVYAPHGIAGAWSRWWRSRRPPAPPPGEPPPEPTGAAPREALSLSARGLAKGFGGVRALRSADLEVPAGTIHAVVGPNGSGKTTLLNTITGYVRADGGTVQLGGRGTGRRSPHRMARAGVGRTFQTPRLLPELSALDNVLLGAYARERSPAVVVATGLPWARREAAALAAEAMAYLRFVGLGDVAGQQAGALPHGKQRLLEIGRALMARPSLLLLDEPAAGLSMTELDALGRLLREIRAEGVTVVLIEHHIELVAEVSDAVTVLHEGATLLSAPPAAALSDDRVLDVYLGR from the coding sequence ATGTCTGACGCCACCCTGACCGCCCGCCGCCCGCGGGCCGTCGGCGGGCCGCGGACCAGAGCGGCCGGCATCGTGCTCGTCACCGCGGCCGTGGCCACGCTGCCGCTGGTCGCCGGTGACCCGTACGTGGTCTACCTGGCGACCCTGGTCGGCATCTACGCCCTCGTCGCGATGGGCCTGAACTTGCTGTTCGGCTACGCCGGGCAGGTCTCGCTCGGCCACGGCGCGCTGGTCGCGGTCGGCGCCTACGTCGCCGCGGTCCTGACCACCACGTACGGGTGGTCGTTCTGGGCCGCCCTGCCGGCCGCGATGGTGGCGGCGGGGCTGGTGGGCAGCGTGATGGCGTTGCCGGCGCTGCGCCTGACCGCGTGGTACCTCGCGCTCATCACGCTCGCGTTCGGCATGGTGGTCAACGGCCTGCTGGTCGAGATGCGGGAGATCACCGGCGGCTTCTCCGGGATCCTCGGCGTGCCCCGGCCGGAGGTCGGCGGGCTGCCGCTGGACGACCCGGGGTTCTTCTGGCTGGTCCTCGCTTTCGTCGTCGTCACCTACGTGGTCCTGCGGAACCTGGTGCGCTCGCGGATCGGCCGCGCGTTGATCAGCGTCCGGGACGCCGAGGAGGCGGCCCGCTCGTCCGGTGCGGACATCGTGCGCCTCAAGGTGTTCGCGTTCTTCCTCAGCGCGGTGCTCGCCGGGGCGGCGGGCGCCCTGCTCGCCGGGTTCAAGGGCATGGTGACGCCGGACGACTTCACGATCGACTTCTCGGTGTTCTTCCTGCTCGTGGTGATCGTCGGCGGTGCGGGGCGGCTCGGCGGCCCGGTCGTCGGTGTACTGGCGTTCTTCGTGCTGCCCGAGCTGCTGGGGGCGCTGGCGGAATGGCGCCTGCTGGTCTACGGCGCGGTGTTGCTCGTGGTCGCCGTCTACGCGCCGCACGGGATCGCCGGCGCCTGGTCCCGCTGGTGGCGCTCGCGCCGGCCACCGGCACCACCGCCGGGCGAACCGCCGCCGGAACCGACCGGGGCGGCGCCGCGGGAGGCCCTGAGCCTGTCGGCACGGGGCCTGGCCAAGGGCTTCGGCGGGGTGCGGGCGCTGCGCTCGGCCGATCTGGAGGTGCCCGCGGGCACCATCCACGCGGTCGTCGGGCCGAATGGATCCGGGAAGACCACGCTGCTCAACACCATCACCGGCTACGTCCGCGCGGACGGCGGGACCGTGCAGCTCGGCGGGCGCGGCACCGGCCGCCGGTCACCTCATCGGATGGCCCGCGCCGGGGTCGGGCGCACCTTCCAGACCCCGCGCCTGCTCCCGGAGCTCAGTGCCCTGGACAACGTCCTCCTCGGCGCCTACGCACGGGAGCGCTCACCGGCGGTGGTGGTCGCCACCGGCCTGCCGTGGGCGCGCCGGGAGGCCGCCGCGCTCGCCGCCGAAGCCATGGCCTACCTGCGGTTCGTCGGGCTCGGCGACGTCGCGGGGCAGCAGGCGGGCGCGCTCCCGCACGGCAAGCAGCGGCTGCTGGAGATCGGCCGCGCGCTGATGGCCCGGCCGAGCCTGCTGCTCCTCGACGAGCCGGCGGCCGGCCTGTCGATGACCGAGCTCGACGCACTCGGGCGGCTGCTGCGGGAGATCCGCGCGGAAGGCGTGACCGTCGTGCTCATCGAGCACCACATCGAACTCGTCGCCGAGGTGTCCGATGCGGTCACCGTGCTGCACGAGGGCGCGACGCTGCTGTCCGCGCCACCGGCGGCGGCCCTGTCCGACGACCGTGTTCTCGACGTCTACCTGGGGCGCTGA
- a CDS encoding ATP-dependent DNA ligase, giving the protein MDLPVMPPVKPMLAKAVHEMPREPGLHYEPKWDGFRCVVFRDGDEVELGSRNDRPLTRYFPELVDLLKAALPPRCVVDGEIVIVTRDGLDFDSLQLRLHPAASRVRKLAGETPASFVAFDILALDHGDLTGEPFHRRRHVLDGVLDDSLARVHLTPMTLDPDVAQDWFTRFEGAGFDGVMAKPGDLPYEQDKRVMWKVKHERTADCVVAGFRWHKDGNGVGSLLLGLYDDSGRLHHVGVASSFTAARRRELAGELAPLREGAMEQHPWREWASFVPDGRRMPGAQSRWNAGKDLSWEPVRIELVAEVRYDHLQAARFRHATRLVRFRPDRTPGSCRYDQLEEVPPAELTALFSEVKA; this is encoded by the coding sequence GTGGACCTGCCCGTGATGCCACCGGTCAAGCCGATGCTGGCGAAGGCCGTGCACGAGATGCCCCGCGAACCGGGCCTGCACTACGAGCCGAAGTGGGACGGGTTCCGCTGCGTGGTGTTCCGCGACGGGGACGAGGTCGAGCTGGGTTCGCGCAACGACCGGCCGCTGACCAGGTACTTCCCCGAACTGGTTGACCTGCTCAAGGCCGCGTTGCCGCCGCGCTGCGTGGTCGACGGCGAGATCGTCATCGTCACCCGGGACGGCCTCGACTTCGACAGCCTCCAGCTGCGCCTGCACCCCGCCGCGTCCCGGGTGCGCAAGCTCGCGGGGGAGACACCGGCCAGCTTCGTCGCGTTCGACATCCTCGCCCTCGACCACGGCGACCTCACCGGCGAGCCGTTCCACCGCCGCCGGCACGTCCTCGACGGAGTCCTCGACGATTCCCTCGCCCGGGTGCACCTGACCCCGATGACGCTGGACCCGGACGTGGCGCAGGACTGGTTCACCCGGTTCGAGGGCGCCGGGTTCGACGGGGTGATGGCCAAACCCGGCGACCTGCCGTATGAGCAGGACAAGCGCGTGATGTGGAAGGTCAAGCACGAGCGCACCGCCGACTGCGTGGTCGCCGGGTTCCGGTGGCACAAGGACGGCAACGGTGTCGGGTCGCTGCTGCTCGGTCTCTACGACGACAGCGGGCGGCTGCACCACGTGGGCGTCGCCAGCAGCTTCACCGCCGCCCGGCGCCGTGAGCTGGCCGGCGAGCTGGCACCGCTGCGCGAGGGCGCGATGGAGCAGCACCCGTGGCGCGAATGGGCGTCGTTCGTTCCCGACGGGCGCCGGATGCCGGGCGCGCAGAGCCGGTGGAACGCCGGCAAGGACCTGTCCTGGGAGCCGGTGCGGATCGAGCTGGTCGCCGAGGTCCGCTACGACCACCTGCAGGCCGCCCGGTTCCGGCACGCCACCCGGCTGGTGCGGTTCCGTCCCGACCGGACACCCGGGTCGT
- a CDS encoding YciI family protein, which yields MKYMAILYGNQELWDSITPAQWQEAIAAQDEFNRKYFATGELLGVYGLGDAPKVVRVRDGQPAVTDGPYLETKEYLGSVAMLEVDSEERALEIAADNPFAAFRQVEVWPVLHGGEK from the coding sequence ATGAAGTACATGGCGATTCTCTACGGCAACCAGGAGTTGTGGGACTCGATCACGCCGGCGCAGTGGCAGGAGGCCATCGCCGCGCAGGATGAGTTCAACCGGAAGTACTTCGCCACCGGTGAGCTGCTCGGCGTCTACGGGCTCGGGGACGCGCCGAAGGTGGTCCGGGTGCGTGACGGCCAGCCGGCCGTGACCGACGGGCCGTACCTGGAAACCAAGGAGTACCTGGGCAGCGTGGCGATGCTGGAGGTGGACAGCGAGGAGCGGGCGCTGGAGATCGCGGCGGACAACCCGTTCGCCGCGTTCCGCCAGGTGGAGGTGTGGCCGGTGCTGCACGGCGGCGAAAAGTGA
- a CDS encoding DUF3618 domain-containing protein, producing MSTDPDRLRQEIEGTQQNLGRDVDALAEKVTPSRVVQRRVHHARGLAQNLKERVMGSTSSGVQAATDRMHQAADTATSSASEGLQEAPRAVRRQTEGNPLAAGLIAFGAGWLVSSLFPASRPERELGGQVKDTAQGMAGPLGSVAQDMKENLRDPAQQAVESVKSTAGDAASTVADETKSAAQDVKETAQNR from the coding sequence GTGAGCACGGATCCGGATCGCCTTCGGCAGGAAATCGAAGGCACCCAGCAGAATCTCGGCAGGGACGTGGACGCGCTGGCCGAAAAGGTCACGCCGAGCCGCGTCGTGCAGCGGCGGGTGCACCACGCGCGCGGTCTGGCGCAGAACCTGAAGGAGCGGGTGATGGGCAGCACCTCCAGCGGCGTGCAGGCGGCCACCGACCGGATGCACCAGGCGGCGGACACCGCGACGTCCTCGGCTTCCGAGGGACTCCAGGAGGCACCGCGGGCCGTGCGGCGCCAGACCGAGGGCAACCCGCTGGCGGCGGGACTGATCGCGTTCGGCGCCGGGTGGCTCGTGTCGTCGTTGTTCCCGGCCAGTCGCCCGGAGCGGGAACTGGGCGGGCAGGTCAAGGACACGGCGCAGGGCATGGCGGGACCGCTCGGTTCCGTGGCGCAGGACATGAAGGAGAACCTGCGTGACCCGGCGCAGCAGGCGGTCGAGTCGGTGAAGTCCACTGCCGGTGACGCCGCCTCGACCGTGGCGGACGAGACCAAGTCCGCCGCGCAGGACGTCAAGGAGACGGCGCAGAACCGTTAG
- a CDS encoding MFS transporter, protein MNGELVRARRAVSVVFAVCGAAFGTWLARVPAVQERLGLSTGQLAAGLFGLAAGSVVALLLAGALITRTGSRAATLLGAVVLCGGLPLVAFAPSVPVFVAALVVLGIGNSTLDVAMNAHAARVEDGYGRPIFAGFHAFWNIGGLAGSGADALMAAWHVPVTTHFPVAGAVLLAVASWAVRTGFLRGPDRGQGGPAFAWPGRALVPLGVVAFCGFVAEGAVNSWGAVYLTDVTAAGPAVASLGYFTFSLTMVVVRLGTDRVVARAGPVRFLRLASAVAVVGFVIVIGVPVPIAGLLGFAVVGIGVAGIVPVAWSAAGRERADAPGRAVAAVAACGYAGFLIEPAIIGVLAGWVGLRWALLSAVLVTAAVAGPAAALRDRR, encoded by the coding sequence ATGAACGGGGAACTCGTGCGCGCCCGCCGGGCGGTGTCGGTGGTGTTCGCGGTCTGCGGCGCGGCCTTCGGGACCTGGCTCGCGCGGGTGCCGGCCGTCCAGGAGCGGCTCGGGCTCAGCACCGGACAGCTCGCGGCCGGGTTGTTCGGGCTCGCCGCCGGGTCGGTGGTGGCGTTGCTCCTCGCCGGCGCGCTCATCACCCGCACGGGCAGCCGGGCGGCGACCCTGCTCGGCGCGGTCGTGCTCTGCGGCGGGCTGCCGCTGGTGGCGTTCGCCCCGAGCGTGCCGGTGTTCGTCGCCGCGCTGGTGGTGCTGGGGATCGGCAACAGCACCCTCGACGTCGCGATGAACGCCCACGCCGCGCGCGTCGAGGACGGCTACGGGCGGCCGATCTTCGCCGGGTTCCACGCGTTCTGGAACATCGGCGGTCTCGCCGGATCCGGGGCCGACGCCCTCATGGCGGCCTGGCACGTGCCAGTGACCACGCACTTCCCGGTGGCGGGGGCGGTTCTGCTGGCGGTCGCGTCGTGGGCGGTGCGCACCGGGTTCCTCCGCGGACCCGATCGCGGTCAGGGCGGCCCGGCCTTCGCCTGGCCCGGCCGGGCGCTGGTGCCGCTCGGGGTGGTGGCGTTCTGCGGGTTCGTGGCCGAGGGTGCGGTCAACAGCTGGGGTGCCGTGTACCTGACCGACGTCACGGCGGCCGGTCCCGCCGTCGCGTCGCTCGGCTACTTCACGTTCTCGCTGACGATGGTCGTGGTGCGGCTGGGGACCGACCGGGTCGTCGCCCGGGCCGGGCCGGTGCGTTTCCTGCGGCTGGCGTCCGCGGTCGCGGTGGTCGGGTTCGTGATCGTGATCGGGGTGCCGGTACCGATCGCCGGTCTGCTCGGGTTCGCCGTGGTCGGCATCGGCGTGGCGGGGATCGTGCCGGTCGCCTGGAGCGCGGCCGGACGCGAGCGGGCCGACGCGCCCGGCCGGGCCGTCGCGGCGGTGGCGGCCTGCGGATACGCCGGGTTCCTGATCGAGCCGGCGATCATCGGGGTGCTGGCCGGGTGGGTCGGGCTGCGCTGGGCGCTGCTGTCGGCCGTGCTGGTGACCGCCGCGGTGGCGGGGCCGGCGGCGGCGCTGCGGGACCGGCGGTAG
- a CDS encoding ABC transporter ATP-binding protein, with protein sequence MDPLLELSGVTAGYGSAIVVEDVTLAVEPGQVCALVGANGAGKSTLLATISGLRRAHRGRITFDGTDLSRAAPETVVRRGLGHVAQGRRIFRGMTVRENLDLGLWRSRLGKTDQRDRLDWVLGLFPFLRARMSAQAEVLSGGEQQMLVIGQALMRKPRLLLLDEPSLGLAPVMVDRVFDTIEVLRGEGLSLLLVEQVVERALSIADRGFVMQNGRIVAEGPGPDLLRGPALRQAYLGAFAGGSSSSDPADSTEVRQ encoded by the coding sequence ATGGATCCTCTCCTCGAACTGTCCGGCGTCACCGCGGGTTACGGCTCGGCGATCGTGGTCGAGGACGTCACGCTCGCGGTCGAACCGGGCCAGGTCTGCGCGCTCGTCGGGGCGAACGGGGCGGGCAAGAGCACCTTGCTCGCCACGATCTCCGGCCTGCGGCGTGCCCATCGCGGCCGGATCACCTTCGACGGCACCGACCTCAGCCGTGCCGCGCCGGAGACCGTGGTGCGGCGCGGGCTCGGCCACGTCGCGCAGGGACGGCGGATCTTCCGCGGGATGACGGTGCGGGAGAACCTCGACCTGGGCCTGTGGCGGTCCCGGCTCGGCAAGACCGACCAGCGGGACCGGCTGGACTGGGTGCTCGGGCTGTTCCCGTTCCTGCGGGCCCGGATGTCCGCGCAGGCGGAGGTGCTCAGCGGCGGCGAGCAACAGATGCTGGTCATCGGGCAGGCGCTGATGCGCAAGCCGCGGCTGTTGCTGCTCGACGAACCCTCCCTCGGGCTGGCACCGGTGATGGTCGACCGCGTCTTCGACACGATCGAGGTGCTGCGCGGCGAAGGGCTGAGCCTGCTGCTGGTGGAGCAGGTGGTCGAGCGGGCGCTGAGCATCGCCGACCGGGGCTTCGTGATGCAGAACGGCCGGATCGTGGCCGAGGGACCCGGACCGGACCTGCTCCGGGGACCCGCCTTGCGCCAGGCGTACCTGGGCGCGTTCGCTGGGGGGAGCTCGTCCAGCGACCCCGCTGATTCGACGGAAGTGAGGCAGTGA